The following proteins are co-located in the Pseudomonas synxantha genome:
- a CDS encoding TetR family transcriptional regulator, which produces MLPRAEQKQQTRLALMDAARHLMECGRGFGSLSLREVAKTAGIVPTGFYRHFADMDQLGLVLVSEVGQTFRATIRLVRHNEFVMGGIIDASVRIFLDVVSANRSQFLFLAREQYGGCLAVRQAIAALREDITRDLAADLTLMPKLQHLDPEGLHVMADLIVKSVFATLPDIIDPPAHALPPHLTPQAKITQQLRFIFIGLKHWQGLGSTE; this is translated from the coding sequence ATGCTGCCCCGTGCCGAACAGAAGCAACAGACCCGCCTCGCCTTGATGGACGCAGCCCGCCATCTGATGGAGTGTGGCCGTGGGTTTGGCAGCCTGAGCCTGCGCGAAGTGGCCAAGACCGCCGGTATCGTGCCTACCGGTTTCTATCGCCATTTTGCCGACATGGACCAGTTGGGGCTGGTGTTGGTCAGCGAAGTCGGCCAGACCTTCCGCGCCACGATTCGCCTGGTGCGCCATAACGAGTTCGTGATGGGTGGCATTATCGATGCTTCCGTACGGATCTTTCTCGATGTGGTCTCGGCCAACCGGTCACAATTCCTGTTCCTGGCCCGTGAACAGTACGGCGGTTGCCTGGCGGTACGCCAAGCCATCGCGGCCCTGCGCGAAGACATCACCCGCGACCTGGCGGCCGACCTGACGCTGATGCCGAAGTTGCAGCACCTGGACCCAGAGGGTTTGCATGTAATGGCCGACCTGATCGTCAAAAGTGTGTTCGCCACCCTGCCCGACATCATCGACCCACCGGCCCATGCCTTGCCGCCCCACCTCACGCCCCAGGCGAAAATAACCCAGCAACTGCGCTTTATCTTTATCGGCCTCAAGCATTGGCAGGGGCTGGGCAGCACCGAATAA
- a CDS encoding AsmA family protein has protein sequence MTRTRKIVAWSCASFVLLIAIVVLILVFFDWNRIKPPLNAKVSEELHRPFAINGNLAVVWQREPDEGGWRAWVPWPHVIAEDLTLGNPDWSKQPQMVTLKKVELRISPLALLVQRVVIPRIDLTEPSAQLQRLADGRANWTFKFDPKDPDAEPSNWVVDIGAIGFDKGHVTLDDQTLRTQLDVIIDPLGKPIPFGEIVGDADAKKALKKGSAPQDYAFGLKVKGQYHGQQLAGTGKIGGLLALQDAAKPFPLQAQVKVADTSIALAGTLTDPLNLGALDLRLKLSGSSLGNLYPLTGVTLPDSPAYSTDGHLIAKLHEASGASFRYEKFNGKIGNSDIHGDLAYVASQPRPKLSGALVSNQLLMDDLAPLIGADSNAKQKARGGESKQPATKVLPVEEFRTERWSAMDADVEFTGKRIVHSADLPFTDLYTHLVLNDGQLSLEPLRFGVAGGKLDAQIRLNGRTTPMEGRAKLTARNFKLKQLFPSFEPMKTSFGELNGDADISGRGNSVAALLGTSNGDLKMLINDGAISRGLMEIAGLNVGNYVVGRLFGDKEVKINCAAADFGIKTGLATTRLFVFDTENAIIYIDGTANMATEQLDLTITPESKGFRLFSLRSPLYVNGPFIKPNAGVKAIPLALRGAGMVALGVIAGPAAGLLALVAPSGDEPNQCAPLLQQMKEGRAPKTVK, from the coding sequence ATGACGCGCACTCGTAAAATCGTCGCTTGGAGCTGCGCCAGCTTCGTTCTGTTAATTGCCATCGTGGTCCTGATCCTGGTGTTCTTCGACTGGAATCGCATCAAACCGCCACTCAATGCCAAGGTCTCCGAAGAACTGCATCGCCCGTTCGCCATCAACGGCAACCTCGCGGTGGTGTGGCAGCGTGAGCCCGATGAGGGCGGCTGGCGCGCCTGGGTGCCGTGGCCCCATGTGATTGCCGAAGACCTGACCCTGGGCAACCCCGACTGGTCGAAACAACCGCAGATGGTCACGCTCAAGAAGGTCGAGCTGCGTATTTCGCCCCTGGCCTTGCTGGTGCAGCGCGTGGTGATCCCGCGCATCGACCTCACCGAACCGAGTGCCCAGTTGCAGCGCCTGGCCGACGGCCGTGCCAACTGGACCTTCAAGTTCGATCCAAAGGATCCCGACGCAGAACCCTCCAACTGGGTGGTGGACATTGGCGCCATCGGCTTCGACAAGGGTCATGTGACCCTCGACGATCAAACCCTCAGGACCCAGCTCGATGTGATCATCGATCCATTGGGAAAACCGATTCCGTTCGGCGAAATCGTCGGCGATGCCGATGCGAAGAAGGCCTTGAAAAAAGGCTCGGCACCCCAGGACTACGCGTTCGGCCTCAAGGTCAAAGGCCAATACCACGGCCAGCAGCTCGCCGGCACCGGCAAGATCGGCGGCCTTCTGGCCTTGCAGGACGCGGCCAAACCGTTCCCTCTGCAAGCCCAGGTGAAAGTCGCCGACACCAGCATCGCCCTGGCCGGCACCCTGACCGACCCGCTGAACCTCGGCGCCCTGGACCTGCGCCTGAAACTCTCGGGCAGCAGTCTGGGCAACCTGTACCCCCTGACCGGCGTCACCCTGCCGGACTCGCCGGCCTATTCCACCGATGGCCACCTGATCGCCAAGCTGCATGAAGCCAGCGGCGCCTCATTCCGCTACGAAAAATTCAACGGCAAGATCGGCAACAGCGATATCCACGGCGACCTGGCCTATGTCGCCAGCCAGCCGCGGCCCAAGCTCAGCGGCGCGCTGGTGTCCAACCAGTTACTCATGGATGACCTGGCGCCCTTGATCGGCGCTGATTCCAATGCCAAGCAAAAGGCTCGAGGTGGGGAGAGCAAGCAACCGGCGACCAAGGTGTTGCCGGTGGAAGAGTTCCGCACCGAGCGCTGGAGTGCCATGGATGCCGACGTGGAGTTCACCGGCAAGCGCATCGTGCACAGTGCCGATCTGCCCTTCACCGACCTCTATACCCACCTGGTGCTCAACGACGGCCAACTGAGTCTGGAACCGCTGCGCTTCGGCGTGGCCGGTGGCAAGCTCGATGCGCAGATTCGCCTGAACGGCCGCACCACGCCGATGGAAGGCCGCGCCAAGCTGACGGCGCGTAACTTCAAGCTCAAGCAGTTGTTCCCCAGCTTTGAACCGATGAAAACCAGCTTCGGTGAACTCAACGGCGACGCCGATATATCCGGGCGTGGTAATTCCGTGGCCGCGCTGCTGGGCACCTCCAACGGTGACCTGAAGATGCTGATCAACGACGGCGCCATCAGCCGAGGCCTGATGGAAATCGCCGGGCTCAATGTGGGCAACTACGTGGTGGGCCGCCTGTTCGGCGACAAGGAAGTGAAGATCAACTGCGCGGCGGCGGACTTCGGCATCAAGACGGGGTTGGCGACCACGCGGTTGTTTGTGTTCGATACCGAGAACGCCATCATCTACATCGATGGCACCGCGAACATGGCCACGGAGCAGTTGGACCTGACCATCACGCCGGAGTCCAAGGGCTTTCGCTTGTTTTCGCTGCGCTCGCCGCTGTACGTCAATGGGCCGTTTATCAAGCCCAATGCTGGCGTGAAAGCCATTCCCCTGGCCCTGCGCGGCGCCGGCATGGTGGCCCTGGGCGTTATTGCCGGCCCGGCTGCCGGGTTGCTGGCGCTGGTGGCACCGAGCGGCGATGAGCCGAATCAGTGCGCACCTTTGCTGCAACAGATGAAAGAGGGCAGAGCGCCGAAAACCGTGAAATAA
- a CDS encoding DMT family transporter, translating into MQYAYPLLAIFIWAGNTVINKLAVGSIFPAEIGFYRWLFAALLFTPFMLKPVVSNWALIRPNLGKIFILGVLGMAVYQSLAYYAATLTSATNMGIILSLMPLMALTAAIISLGQRLTYGALTGAVLSFAGVVVVVSSGSLAALLQHGVNLGDGMMLIATLAYAVYSTLLKKWQLRLPPLVLLYLQVLVAVVVLFPLYLFSAKAGLGWANIPLVLYACLLASMLAPLAWMHSVKTLGPSRTTLFFNLLPLITALIAAVVLKEELALYHLVGGLLTLGGVILSERWTTPVRATHDTSC; encoded by the coding sequence ATGCAATACGCGTATCCGCTGCTGGCCATCTTCATCTGGGCCGGCAACACCGTGATCAACAAACTTGCCGTGGGTTCGATCTTCCCGGCTGAAATAGGTTTTTACCGCTGGCTGTTCGCCGCGCTGCTGTTCACCCCATTCATGCTCAAGCCGGTCGTTTCCAACTGGGCGCTCATCCGTCCGAACCTGGGCAAGATCTTCATCCTCGGCGTGCTGGGCATGGCGGTGTATCAAAGCCTGGCCTATTACGCGGCCACGCTGACCAGCGCCACCAATATGGGCATCATCCTGTCGCTGATGCCACTGATGGCTCTGACTGCCGCCATCATCAGCCTGGGCCAACGCCTGACCTATGGCGCGCTGACCGGCGCAGTGCTGTCATTCGCCGGCGTAGTCGTGGTGGTGTCGTCCGGCAGCCTGGCCGCGCTGCTGCAACACGGGGTCAACCTGGGCGACGGCATGATGCTCATCGCCACACTGGCCTACGCGGTCTACAGCACCCTGCTGAAGAAATGGCAACTGCGCCTGCCGCCGTTGGTGCTGTTGTATCTACAAGTACTGGTAGCGGTGGTGGTGCTGTTCCCGCTGTATCTGTTCTCGGCCAAGGCGGGATTGGGCTGGGCGAATATTCCGCTGGTGCTGTACGCCTGCCTGCTGGCTTCGATGCTGGCGCCACTGGCGTGGATGCACTCGGTGAAGACGCTTGGGCCGAGCCGTACCACGCTGTTCTTCAATCTACTGCCGTTGATTACCGCGCTGATTGCAGCGGTGGTGCTCAAGGAAGAGTTGGCGCTGTATCACTTGGTGGGCGGCTTGCTGACCTTGGGTGGGGTGATTCTGTCGGAGCGCTGGACCACGCCGGTCAGAGCCACTCATGACACATCCTGTTAA
- the ureG gene encoding urease accessory protein UreG, which translates to MNTQPLRVGIGGPVGSGKTALTLALCLALRDRYNLAVVTNDIYTREDADFLVRNQALAPERIIGVETGGCPHTAIREDASINLEAVDQLNRRFPGLDLILVESGGDNLSATFSPELSDLTIYVIDVSAGDKLPRKGGPGICKSDLLVINKIDLAPLVGASLELMNSDTQRMRNGKPFVFSNQKTGVGLEEIVAFIERQGLLTAA; encoded by the coding sequence ATGAACACCCAACCCCTGCGCGTCGGCATCGGCGGCCCGGTGGGCTCCGGCAAGACCGCCCTGACCCTCGCCCTGTGCCTGGCCCTGCGTGATCGCTACAACCTGGCGGTGGTCACCAACGACATCTACACCCGCGAAGACGCCGACTTTCTGGTGCGCAACCAGGCCCTGGCGCCCGAGCGCATCATCGGCGTGGAAACCGGTGGTTGCCCGCACACGGCGATTCGCGAAGACGCCTCGATCAACCTGGAGGCCGTGGACCAGCTCAACCGCCGCTTCCCGGGCCTGGACCTGATCCTGGTGGAGTCCGGCGGTGACAACCTGTCGGCCACTTTCAGCCCGGAACTGTCGGACCTGACCATCTATGTGATCGATGTGTCCGCCGGCGACAAGCTGCCACGCAAGGGCGGGCCCGGAATTTGCAAATCCGACCTGCTGGTGATCAACAAGATCGACCTGGCCCCGCTGGTGGGCGCCTCGCTGGAACTGATGAACAGCGACACCCAGCGCATGCGCAACGGCAAGCCCTTTGTGTTCAGCAACCAGAAAACCGGGGTGGGACTGGAAGAGATCGTCGCCTTTATCGAACGCCAGGGCCTGCTGACCGCTGCCTGA
- a CDS encoding NAD(P)/FAD-dependent oxidoreductase — MLANQLVTKLYPEILRGEVCITLLSNSPDHFYKPAFMYVAFNQFFDEELKRPERSLLRPEIDFRVDEVTRFDFAGQHLHTRSGKRYGYDFLVIATGCVPAPERIEGLKEAGDHFYQYAAARQLAERLNAIERGRIFISVSFPKTPNVPHQCGIAPVETTLMLDDLLRRRGVRDKVEIIYTYPSVAQLLRNCLFMQRPVGEALPGIFEQRNVRFQRDFTLGRVDPERRIAYSEEGEEQPFDILMATPPIRAVDAVLESGVSQAEHDEGWLPTNHETLQVYGLQGVYVIGDTVDLPISKAGGACHNQAPVIANNITAEIRLGAPNSVYEGRVQAVAQMGLNAGMPLWYDYAHDVLPTPPSKLGGLLRTGFNRGLYWAVARGML; from the coding sequence ATGCTCGCCAACCAATTGGTCACCAAGCTCTATCCGGAAATCCTGCGCGGCGAGGTATGCATTACCTTGCTGTCGAACTCGCCCGATCATTTCTATAAGCCTGCATTCATGTACGTGGCCTTCAATCAGTTCTTCGACGAAGAGTTGAAGCGCCCCGAACGCTCATTGCTGCGCCCGGAAATCGACTTCCGGGTCGATGAGGTCACGCGCTTCGACTTTGCCGGCCAGCACCTGCATACCCGCAGTGGCAAGCGCTACGGCTACGATTTCCTGGTGATCGCCACCGGTTGCGTGCCTGCACCCGAACGTATCGAGGGTCTCAAGGAGGCGGGTGACCATTTCTACCAGTACGCGGCGGCCCGGCAGTTGGCCGAGCGCCTGAATGCGATTGAGCGCGGGCGGATTTTCATCAGCGTGTCTTTTCCAAAGACGCCAAACGTACCTCACCAATGCGGCATCGCCCCGGTGGAAACTACCCTGATGCTGGACGACTTGCTGCGGCGTCGAGGTGTGCGCGACAAAGTTGAAATCATTTACACCTACCCCAGCGTCGCCCAGCTCTTGCGCAATTGCCTGTTCATGCAGCGTCCGGTCGGGGAGGCCCTGCCGGGTATTTTCGAGCAGAGGAATGTCCGTTTCCAGCGCGACTTCACCTTGGGCAGGGTCGACCCCGAGCGCCGTATTGCCTACTCCGAAGAGGGCGAGGAGCAGCCGTTCGATATCCTGATGGCGACCCCGCCGATTCGTGCCGTGGATGCGGTACTCGAGAGTGGCGTCTCCCAGGCTGAACATGACGAGGGCTGGCTGCCGACTAATCATGAAACGCTGCAGGTTTATGGGTTGCAAGGGGTGTATGTCATCGGCGACACAGTCGACTTGCCCATCAGCAAGGCCGGGGGCGCCTGTCATAACCAGGCGCCGGTGATCGCCAATAACATCACCGCCGAGATTCGCCTGGGCGCTCCAAACTCGGTGTACGAGGGGCGCGTGCAGGCGGTGGCGCAGATGGGGCTGAATGCCGGGATGCCGCTGTGGTACGACTACGCCCATGACGTTCTGCCAACTCCGCCGAGCAAGCTCGGCGGCCTGCTGCGCACCGGCTTCAATCGTGGCCTGTACTGGGCCGTGGCGCGCGGAATGCTTTGA
- a CDS encoding PsiF family protein, which yields MKMLRIPLLMMGLLLCSQGFAATAQQNKMTTCNAEATTKTLKGDDRKAFMKTCLSAPAANDAKTLTPQQQKMKDCNASAKTKALTGDARKTFMSTCLKG from the coding sequence ATGAAGATGCTGCGTATTCCGTTGTTGATGATGGGCCTGCTGCTGTGTTCCCAGGGCTTTGCCGCTACCGCCCAGCAGAACAAGATGACCACCTGCAATGCCGAGGCCACGACCAAGACCCTTAAAGGCGATGACCGCAAGGCCTTCATGAAGACCTGCCTGTCGGCGCCTGCCGCCAACGATGCCAAGACCCTGACGCCGCAGCAGCAGAAGATGAAAGACTGCAATGCGTCGGCTAAAACCAAAGCATTGACCGGCGATGCGCGTAAAACATTCATGAGCACCTGCCTCAAAGGTTAA
- a CDS encoding AraC family transcriptional regulator — MPRHTVRLADFASLPSPAYFRYCEFAPDTECTPHRHGWGSLDYSANGVMRMEVAGNRFMSPPQYAVWIPPDTEHSSYNAQAIVYRSVGLAPALCEQLPQTPCTLAISDILKAILSDFAQRDVNIPQTDADIRLAQVLVDQLKQAPIHDGFLPYARHPGLLGVLEGMQAEPGDNRPLVQWAEQVHVSERTLARQFVRELGMSFGEWRQRLRYLAAIEALDSERSVQHVAFDLGYSTASAFIAMFQRHAGCTPEQYRRSNIRGR; from the coding sequence ATGCCCAGACATACCGTACGCCTCGCGGATTTCGCCAGCCTCCCAAGCCCTGCGTACTTCCGCTACTGCGAGTTCGCCCCGGATACCGAGTGCACCCCGCACCGGCATGGCTGGGGCTCCCTGGACTATTCGGCCAATGGCGTGATGCGCATGGAGGTCGCCGGCAACCGTTTTATGTCGCCGCCGCAGTACGCGGTATGGATCCCACCGGATACCGAGCACAGCTCCTATAACGCCCAGGCGATCGTGTATCGCTCGGTGGGCTTGGCGCCGGCGCTCTGTGAGCAACTGCCGCAAACCCCGTGCACCCTGGCGATCAGCGATATTCTCAAAGCCATCCTCAGCGATTTTGCCCAGCGTGACGTGAATATCCCGCAGACCGACGCCGATATTCGCCTGGCCCAGGTGCTGGTCGATCAGCTCAAACAGGCGCCGATTCACGACGGCTTTCTTCCCTACGCTCGCCATCCTGGACTGCTGGGAGTCCTGGAGGGCATGCAGGCTGAACCCGGCGACAATCGCCCGTTGGTGCAATGGGCCGAACAGGTACATGTCAGCGAACGCACCCTGGCGCGCCAGTTTGTGCGCGAACTGGGCATGAGCTTTGGCGAATGGCGCCAGCGCCTGCGCTACCTGGCCGCCATCGAAGCCTTGGACAGCGAACGCAGCGTGCAACACGTGGCGTTTGACTTGGGCTACAGCACCGCTTCGGCCTTTATCGCCATGTTCCAGCGTCACGCCGGCTGCACGCCGGAGCAGTACCGGCGCTCGAATATACGTGGTCGCTGA
- the ureE gene encoding urease accessory protein UreE has product MLVIHRRIAPQALWAAELLLNFEARSKSRLRCFSAEGEDVGLFLERGQPPLHDGEFLQAEDGRVVRVRARPEQLLHVTCCNAFELTRAAYHLGNRHVALQVGDGWLRLLDDYVLKAMLEQLGADAQTIEAPFQPEHGAYGGGHHHSRHGDEDFNYAPKLHQFGVRA; this is encoded by the coding sequence ATGCTGGTGATACACCGTCGAATCGCCCCCCAAGCCCTCTGGGCCGCTGAGTTGCTGCTGAACTTCGAAGCCCGCAGCAAAAGCCGCCTGCGCTGTTTCAGTGCCGAGGGTGAAGACGTCGGCCTGTTTCTGGAGCGTGGTCAGCCGCCGCTGCACGATGGCGAATTCCTACAAGCCGAAGACGGACGTGTCGTACGCGTTCGCGCCAGACCTGAACAGCTGCTGCACGTCACTTGCTGCAATGCGTTTGAACTGACCCGCGCTGCCTACCACCTGGGTAACCGCCATGTGGCCCTGCAGGTCGGCGACGGCTGGCTGCGCCTGCTCGATGACTACGTGCTCAAGGCCATGCTTGAACAGCTGGGTGCCGACGCGCAGACCATCGAGGCGCCGTTCCAGCCGGAACATGGGGCCTACGGCGGTGGCCATCATCATTCGCGGCATGGCGACGAAGACTTCAACTACGCGCCCAAGCTGCATCAGTTTGGCGTGCGCGCATGA
- a CDS encoding ferritin-like domain-containing protein, with the protein MTEAHLTDIATLRSRARQNVENGAVTEGYDADRQEIIRLLNESLATELVCVLRYKRHYFMANGLKASVAADEFLEHATQEAEHADKLAERIVQLGGEPEFNPDLLSKNSHAQYVAGNSLKEMVYEDLVAERIAVDSYREIIQYIGDKDPTTRRIFEDILAQEEEHADDMADILQDL; encoded by the coding sequence ATGACTGAAGCACACTTGACTGACATTGCGACCCTGCGCAGCCGCGCCCGCCAGAATGTCGAAAACGGTGCCGTGACCGAAGGCTACGACGCCGACCGTCAGGAGATCATCCGCCTGCTCAACGAGTCGCTGGCCACCGAGCTGGTCTGCGTATTGCGCTATAAGCGTCACTACTTCATGGCCAACGGCCTGAAAGCCAGTGTCGCCGCCGATGAGTTCCTCGAGCATGCCACCCAGGAAGCCGAGCACGCCGACAAACTGGCCGAGCGCATCGTGCAACTGGGCGGCGAACCGGAGTTCAACCCCGACCTGCTGTCGAAGAACTCCCACGCCCAATACGTGGCAGGCAACTCGCTCAAAGAGATGGTCTACGAGGATCTGGTAGCCGAGCGTATCGCGGTGGACAGCTACCGTGAAATCATCCAGTACATCGGTGATAAGGATCCGACCACCCGCCGTATCTTCGAAGACATCCTGGCTCAGGAAGAAGAACACGCCGATGACATGGCGGATATTCTGCAGGACCTGTAA
- a CDS encoding HupE/UreJ family protein — protein sequence MSLNKFLAAATLLLAPALAFAHPGHGDNGLVAGISHPLGGLDHLLAMVAVGLWAAQQKGNARWALPCAFVGTMLIGGVLGFEGLQLPALESGIAASVLALGLAVALAVRPPLFVAVGATALFALFHGVAHGLELPDMTSPWAYAAGFVGATAVLHAAGYAVVRFLPVAAAPLVRVVGAASAATGVWLLAG from the coding sequence ATGAGCCTCAACAAATTCCTCGCCGCGGCCACGCTGCTGCTCGCCCCTGCCCTGGCCTTCGCCCATCCAGGCCACGGCGACAATGGCCTGGTGGCCGGCATCAGCCACCCGCTGGGTGGCCTCGATCACTTGCTGGCCATGGTAGCGGTCGGTCTATGGGCGGCGCAGCAAAAAGGCAACGCACGCTGGGCGCTGCCTTGTGCCTTCGTGGGCACCATGTTGATTGGCGGCGTGCTGGGTTTTGAAGGGCTGCAATTGCCGGCGCTGGAAAGCGGGATTGCGGCGTCGGTGCTGGCGTTGGGCCTGGCTGTAGCATTGGCAGTGCGGCCGCCGCTTTTTGTGGCCGTGGGTGCCACGGCGTTGTTTGCGTTGTTCCATGGTGTAGCCCATGGTTTGGAATTGCCGGACATGACCAGCCCTTGGGCGTATGCCGCTGGGTTTGTGGGGGCGACTGCGGTGTTGCATGCCGCAGGTTATGCGGTGGTGCGCTTTCTGCCGGTTGCGGCGGCGCCCTTGGTGCGAGTGGTCGGGGCGGCTTCGGCGGCGACAGGGGTTTGGCTATTGGCGGGCTGA
- a CDS encoding C40 family peptidase: MFRSILCVCLASLAFVISSASASLQPRATLGTSLQAIKPASIDGVIDRAHELLGTPYKWGGTSAEQGFDCSSFLVYLFKTEANVLIPRTTAAMHRSSAATIKRNALKPGDAVFFKGNGRGQVSHVGLYIGEGKFIHSPRTGKKIRIDSLSNSYWNKNYTTAKRFHTAG, encoded by the coding sequence ATGTTTAGATCAATTTTATGCGTATGCCTTGCCAGCCTGGCCTTTGTCATTTCATCGGCCTCGGCCAGTCTTCAACCACGCGCGACTCTCGGTACTTCCCTGCAGGCCATCAAGCCTGCGTCCATCGACGGCGTGATCGATCGCGCCCATGAGTTGTTGGGCACGCCTTACAAATGGGGCGGCACGTCGGCGGAACAAGGCTTCGATTGCAGCAGCTTCCTGGTGTATCTGTTCAAGACCGAAGCCAATGTGCTGATACCCCGCACCACCGCGGCCATGCACCGATCCTCGGCGGCGACTATCAAGCGCAATGCCTTGAAGCCTGGAGATGCAGTATTTTTCAAAGGCAACGGGCGCGGCCAGGTCAGCCATGTCGGCCTGTATATCGGTGAAGGCAAATTCATCCATTCGCCGCGCACCGGCAAAAAGATCCGTATCGATTCACTGAGCAACAGCTATTGGAATAAAAACTACACCACTGCCAAGCGCTTCCACACGGCGGGCTGA
- a CDS encoding AI-2E family transporter: MPTFSQRHVLLLSSYIIIFGGLLLVLPLKLLPSLLAGLLVYELVNMLTPQLQRLIEGRRARWLAVALLGTLIVSVLTLIFAGAISFLLHEAENPGASLDKFMGVVDRARGQLPPFIDAYLPASAAEFRVAIGDWLSKHLSELQLVGKDAAHMFVTLLIGMVLGAIIALQRVPDLTKRKPLAAALFDRLHLLVQAFRNIVFAQIKIAALNTAFTAIFLAVVLPLCGIHLPLTKTLIVLTFLLGLLPVIGNLMSNTLITIVALSLSIWVAVAALGYLIVIHKVEYFLNARIVGGQISAKSWELLLAMLVFEAAFGLPGVVAGPIYYAYLKSELKLGGMV; the protein is encoded by the coding sequence ATGCCAACGTTTTCTCAGCGTCATGTGTTGTTGCTGTCCAGCTACATCATCATTTTCGGCGGGTTGCTGCTGGTGCTGCCGCTCAAATTGCTGCCCAGCCTGCTGGCCGGCCTGTTGGTCTATGAACTGGTCAACATGCTCACCCCGCAACTGCAACGCCTGATCGAAGGCCGGCGTGCGCGCTGGCTGGCGGTGGCCTTGCTGGGCACCCTGATCGTCAGCGTGCTGACCCTGATCTTCGCCGGCGCCATCAGCTTCCTGCTCCACGAAGCGGAAAACCCCGGGGCGTCCCTCGACAAATTCATGGGCGTGGTCGACCGCGCACGCGGCCAATTGCCGCCGTTTATCGACGCCTACCTGCCCGCCAGCGCCGCCGAGTTCCGCGTCGCCATCGGCGATTGGCTGAGCAAACACCTGAGCGAACTGCAACTGGTTGGCAAAGATGCCGCCCACATGTTCGTCACGCTGCTGATCGGCATGGTGCTCGGCGCGATCATTGCGCTGCAGCGCGTGCCCGACCTGACCAAGCGCAAACCTTTGGCTGCGGCGTTGTTTGATCGCCTGCACCTGCTGGTCCAGGCGTTTCGCAACATCGTCTTCGCCCAGATCAAGATCGCTGCGCTCAATACCGCTTTCACTGCGATCTTCCTCGCGGTGGTGCTGCCGTTGTGCGGCATCCACTTGCCGTTGACCAAGACCCTGATCGTGCTGACCTTCCTGCTCGGCCTGTTGCCGGTGATCGGCAACCTGATGTCCAACACCCTGATCACCATCGTTGCGCTGTCGCTGTCGATCTGGGTGGCGGTGGCGGCGTTGGGGTATCTGATCGTGATCCACAAGGTCGAGTACTTCCTCAACGCACGCATCGTTGGCGGGCAGATCAGTGCCAAGTCGTGGGAGTTGTTGTTGGCGATGCTGGTGTTTGAGGCGGCGTTTGGTTTGCCGGGGGTGGTGGCGGGGCCGATTTATTATGCCTACCTCAAGAGCGAATTGAAGCTTGGCGGCATGGTTTGA
- a CDS encoding urease accessory protein UreF, with protein MNPAWALLRLASPQLPIGGYSYSQGLEMAVDNGRVQDAASARRWISDQLLLNLARFEAPLLLAHCRAAAEQDWPQLAQLCEEHRASRETRELYQESRQMGYSLQQLLTGLPELDSAAREFLAQRGEPHLALGWALAARAWNISPEDALAAWLWSWLENQLAVLMKTLPLGQQAAQRLTSELLPLLQQAQQNAERIDPKHLGSAAFGLSLACMAHERQYSRLFRS; from the coding sequence ATGAACCCAGCCTGGGCGCTGTTGCGCCTGGCCAGTCCGCAATTGCCGATTGGCGGCTACAGCTATTCCCAGGGCCTGGAAATGGCGGTGGACAATGGTCGCGTGCAGGATGCCGCGAGCGCTCGGCGCTGGATCAGTGATCAGTTGCTGCTCAACCTGGCGCGCTTCGAGGCACCGCTGCTGCTCGCCCATTGTCGCGCCGCCGCCGAGCAGGATTGGCCGCAGTTGGCACAGCTGTGTGAAGAACACCGTGCCAGCCGCGAGACCCGCGAGCTGTATCAGGAGAGCCGGCAAATGGGCTATTCCCTGCAACAACTGCTCACTGGCTTGCCGGAACTGGACAGCGCCGCCCGTGAGTTCCTCGCACAACGCGGCGAACCGCACTTGGCCCTCGGCTGGGCCCTGGCCGCCCGCGCCTGGAATATCAGCCCCGAGGACGCCCTCGCCGCCTGGCTGTGGAGCTGGCTGGAAAACCAACTGGCGGTGTTGATGAAAACCCTGCCCCTCGGCCAGCAAGCCGCACAACGCCTGACCAGCGAACTGTTGCCGCTGCTGCAACAAGCCCAGCAAAACGCCGAGCGCATCGACCCCAAGCATTTGGGCAGCGCCGCCTTTGGCCTGTCCCTGGCGTGCATGGCCCACGAGCGTCAATACAGCCGCCTGTTCCGTTCCTAG